The nucleotide window CGGTCCCGAACTCGGATGTGCTTCGTCCCGAACTCGCAGCACCGCTCGAGAACGACCTCTACACGCACCAGGCCGACGCCCTCGAGGCGCTCGCACGCGACGAGAACGTCTGTGTCGCGACGAGTACGTCCTCCGGGAAGACCCGGATTTATGCCCTCCAGATCGCGCGCAACGTCCTCGAGGCCCGGGCCCGCAGCGAGGACGCCACGGCGTACGTCCTATATCCAACGAAAGCGCTCTCCCGGGATCAGGAACGCGAACTGAACGACTTCTTCGACGCCCTCGGCCTCGAGATCTCGGTGCAGGTCTACGACGGCGACACCGAACGGGGCCAGACGCGACGGCGGATTCGCAAGGAGGCTGACGTCATCATCTCGAACTTCGCGGGCGTGAACACGTACCTCCACGATCACGACCGCTGGGCGCGCTTTCTCTCGGCCTGCGAGCTGGTGGTGATCGACGAATCGCACACCTACACCGGCGTCCACGGCATGCACGTCGCCTGGATCGTCCGCCGGCTGAAGCGGGTTCTTACCTACTACGACGCCGACCCGCGCTACGTCCTCACGAGCGCGACGATCGGCAACCCCGGCGACCACTCGCAAGCGCTGCTCGACGAACCGGTAACCGTCGTCGACGAAGACAGCTCGCCGACGGGGCCGCGAGAGCTGGTGCTCTGGAACCCGCCGCCGCGTGCGAGCGAGGAGTCGAATACTTGGCGTGCTCCGTCTGCCGAGGTCGATGAGACACCGAACGGCGACGCCGACGACGCGGTCGTCGAACGCGTCCCGGCCACCGTCGAGGCCCCGAAGTTGCTCTCGCATCTAACCTACCACGACGCCCAGACCCTGCTGTTTACGCCCTCGAGAAAGCTCGCCGAACTCTCGGTCAAGCGCGCGTCGAAACACCGGCAGGATCGCAGCCGGTACTACACGAACCCCGATCGCGGTGCCGCCATCGAACCCTACCACGCCGGCCACTCCCGTCGGAATCGCCACGGCACCGAACACCAGCTCAAAACGGGCGTCCTCGACGGCGTCGCCTCGACCAACGCCCTCGAGTTGGGGATCAACGTCGGCGAGATGGACGCGACGGTCCAACTCGGCTACCCCGGGCAGCGACAGTCGTTCTGGCAGCAGATCGGTCGGGCCGGCCGCGGAACCAAGCGTTCGCTCTCGGTGCTCGTCGCCGAACACCGCACGCTCGATCAGTACATCGCCGCGAACCCCGACTATCTGCTCGAGACCGACGTCGAAGACGCCGTCGTCGATATCGATAATGACGCGGTTTTCGCCCAGCACTTGCTGTGTGCGGCCGACGAACTCGCACTCGAGGCCGACGACGCGGGGACGTTCGTCGAGCGCGACCGACTCGAGCAGGCCGTCGAGATGTGGCGACGCGCCGGCCGACTCTCCGGGGCGCTCGAGACGGGAGTCTCGTACACTGGCCCGCCCCGACCGCAGGGAACAATCTCGCTGTACGCCACGACGGGCGAGGAGTACGAGGTACGACTCGCCGACGGCGTCGGCGACGAGTACGATCTGGAGATGGAACCGCTGGCGAAAGAACGGGTCCTGCGGGACTTCCACGAGGGCGCGGTGCGGCTCCACCAGGGCCAGCAGTACGAGGTCACGGCGGCCGATCACGGCTCGCCGCGGCCGTCGGTGACGCTGCGACCGACGGATGTCGACTACTACACGCGCACGCGGACGGACGTAACGGTACTCGACGCCGTCTCCGAGCGGTCCCGCGAGATCGGCGACTTCACGCTTCACTTCGGTCGCGGTCGGGTACTGGTCTATCACGGCACCTACGACGAGGTCGCGATCCACGGTGGAAAACGAAAAGCGCAGTCGATCCCGACCGAGAACCCGCCGCTGTCGATGGACACGCAACTCTGCTGGCTCGAGGTCCCCGAGGCCGTCGAGACGGCGCTGGTAGAGAAGTACCGCGATTTTTCCCTGCCGGATCTCGAGGACGGCCTCGCGGAGACGGCCCACCTCGGCTACGCGGGCGGGCTCCACGCGGCCGAACACGCCACGATCGGCGTCGCCCCGCTCGAGTTGATGGTCGACAAACGCGACCTCGGTGGGCTCGCGACGCTGACGATCGACTCGCATCTCGAGCACGACACCGCCGGAACCGACAGGGACGCGCCACGGAACATCGCCGCCGCGGAGGCGACTGTCAGGGAGATCGCCAGCGGCCTCGAGCGCGAGCCGGCGAGCGGCTGGTTCATCTACGACGGCATCGATGGCGGCCTCGGCTTCGCGCGGGCGATCTACGAGGAGTTCGAGGCCGTCGCCCGGCGGGCGCACGAACTCATCGCGGGCTGTGACTGTGGCTCCGTTGGGGGCTGTCCCGCGTGCGTGATGGACGATCAGTGTGGCAACGACAATCAGCCGCTGCACCGTGATGCCGCGGTGGACGTGTTGGATCAGTTACTTGGAAACGCGGACGACGGGGTGCTCGAGGCACACCAACCCGACGACGAGTACGGCGGTGAGCGGCGGCCGCCGTTGTTTTACTCTTGACACCCACATACGTGCACATTTTCGACTCGAACAAAGAGCAACGTTTACAGGTTCGTGCGTTCCGCTATCGACCATGCGAGAGACCGTACTCCTGATCGGTGGCGGTGGCCGCGAGCACGCCATCGCTCGCGCGCTCGAGGACAGTGAGGCCGACCTCTATGCCTGTGCCGGCAACAAAAACCCGGGTATCGCTCGGATCGCGGCCGGGTTCGAGACGCTCGAGACGACCGACCCGGACGCGGTCGTCGACTACGCCGAGGCCGTCGAGGCGACGCTCGCCGTCGTCGGCCCCGAGGCACCGCTCGACGCCGGCGTCGCGGACGCACTCGAGGACGCGGGCATCTACGCGTTCGGGCCGAAAGCCGACGACGCCCGCATCGAGACGGACAAGGCGTTCCAGCGCCGCTTCATGGCCGAAAACGATATCCCCGGCTGTCCGGACTTCGAGACGTTCGACGACATGGATGCCGCCTGCGAGTTCATCGACGAGTACGACGGCGACCTCGCGATCAAGCCCGCCGGCCTCACGGGCGGCAAGGGCGTCAAAGTCATCGGTGATCAGGTCACGCCCGAGGAGGGCAAGGAGTACATCCGCGGCTCCGACTACGATCGGATCGTCCTCGAGGAACGACTGATCGGCGAGGAAGTCACGATTCAGGCCTTCGTCGCCAACGGCGCGTTCGAGACTGCTCCCGCAGTACAGGACCACAAACGCGCCTACGAAGGCGACGAAGGGCCGAATACGGGCGGCATGGGAAGCTACTCCGATGCGACCGCGGCGCTGCCGTTCATGACTGACGACGAGTACGAGGAAGCCGTCGAGGTCATCGAGGCCACCGTCGACGCCCTTGATGACTACCGTGGCATCCTCTACGGCCAGTTCATGCTCACGAGCGAGGGCCCGAAAGTCATCGAGTTCAACGCCCGCTTCGGCGACCCCGAGGCGATGAACACGCTGCCCGTCCTCGAGACGGACTTCCTCGACGTGCTCACGGCTGCGCGTGATGGCGAGGCCCCGCCAGCGCTCGACTTTGCCTCCCAGGCGACGGTCTGTAAGTACGCCGTTCCCGAGGGCTACCCGACGGACCCCGAAGCCGGTGCGAAGGTGCAAGTGGACGAAGACAGTGCAGGTGACGCCCTGCTCTACTACGCAAGCGTCGACGAGCGCGACGACGGCATCTACACGACGACCTCCCGCTCGTTCGCCGTCGTCGGCGTCGCCGATTCGATCAGCGATGCCGAGGAGATCGCCGAGGACGCCCTCGCGGTCGCCGGCGACGAGGGCCTGCACATGCGCCACGACATCGGGAAAGCAGACCTCGTCCAGCGCCGGATCGACCACATGAACGAACTCCGCGGCGAGTAACACCGTCGCTGCGTTCTCTCGGTCATCGTTTTTTCGTCATCGTCTTCAGCGTCCAGTATTGTTCGACCCCGTCCGCTCTCCTGACCGAATCGATCCGATGACCATCACGAGACTTGTCAATACAATGGAACAAAGTAGCTGAGCGTCCAGCATACGACAGAGAGCCGATCTAGCGGTCTCACCTCCAAGAAATGACATCGGCAGAGATAATCGAGCCGCTCGGCCACCACGAACTCCTGCTCGTCATCGTCCAGTTTACGGTGTTGCTGTTCGTCGCCCGGGCGCTCGGCGAGACGTTCCGGGCACTCGGCCAACCGGCGGTCGTCGGCGAACTCCTCGCGGGCGTCGTCCTCGGGCCGTCGATCCTCGGGCTGGTCGCCCCCGGCATCTACGAGTCGCTGTTTCTGGTGTCCGAAGCGCAGTTTCACTTACTCGAAGTGATCTCGTGGCTCGGGCTGATCATGCTGTTGATCGTCACCGGCCTCGAGACGGACATCGACCTCATCGTCAGCAAGGGCCGGACAGCGCTCATCCTGTCGCTCGGGGGGATCATCGTCCCGTTCGCGACCGGCTTCGCGCTGGGCTGGGTGTTGCCGTCGGCGTTCATCGCCGCGCCCGAGGAACGAATCGTCTTCAGCCTGTTTCTCGCGACCGCGATGAGTATCTCCGCGATTCCGGTCATCGCGAAGGTGCTCATCGAACTCGACGTCGTTCGTCGCGACATCGGCCAGTTGATCCTCGCGGCGGGAATGGTCGACGATACAATCGGCTGGATCCTGCTGGCGACGGTCGCCGGACTGGCTCGAACCGGCGTGTTCGACGTCGGCTCGGCCGTCACGACGGTGCTTTCGGTGATCGCCTTCCTCGGAATCGCGTTCACCATCGGTCGACGGCTCACGTTCGAACTCGTCCGCTGGGTCGACAACGCCTTCGGGAGCGACGTCGCGTTGCTGTCGACGCTCATGCTGCTGGCTCTCGCCGCGGGCGCGGTCACGCAGTACATGGGACTCGAGGCGATCCTCGGCGCGTTCGTCGTCGGCGTCCTGGTCAGTCAGGTCAAGCGGTTCGACTACGATCTCCGGCACACGTTCGAGACGATCACGCTCTCGATCTTCGCGCCGATCTTCTTCGCGATCGCGGGCCTCCGGATGGACGTCGCGGGCCTGTTCGATCCGACGGTCTTTACCGTCGGACTCGTCGTCCTCGCCGTGGCCTGTTTCGGAAAGTTCGCCGGCATCATGGGTGTCGCTCCGATCGCCGGCCTCTCACGGTGGGAGGGGATCACGATCGGCGGCGGGATGAACGCGCGCGGGGCGATGGAGATCATCGTCGCGACGATCGGCCTCGGTGCCGGCATCCTGACGGTCGAGATGTACAGCATCATCGTCGCCATCGCCATCGTCACGTCCCTGATGGCACCGGCGATCATGCGGTGGTCGATCCCGAAAATCGAGATGAGTCCCGACGAGCGGGAGCGAATCGATCGGGAGGCCTACCGTCAGGAGAGTTTCGTCGAGAACCTCACGCGCGTCCTGTTGCCGACTCGCGGCGGCGCCGACACCCAGTATGCGGCGCGGTTGCTCGGCCCGCTGCTCCGGGACCGAGAGATCGAACTCGACGTGCTCTGTGTGAGCGAGTCGGGTGCGGAGTCTGGGAACGACGTCGCCGGGGCCGCGACGCGACTCCGACGCGGACTGGTCTCGTGGCTGCGCCCAACTGTTCGATCGTCGAACACGGCCGTCGTCGCCGACGAGACCGAGCGGATCTTCGACCTCGTCGAGGCTAACCTCGGAGAAGGGACGCGCCAGCCGAGACGGCTCACGCGCGCTCGAACGGACAGCGTCGCCGAGACGATCCTCGAGGAAAGCACGGCGGGATACGACCTCGTCGTTCTCGGTGAGGCGGGAACCGGGCGAACCCCGGACGAACCGCTGTTCAGCGATACGGTCGATCGCGTCATCCAGGAGACGACGTCGCCGGCGATGGTCGTTAGCACGCAGTCGGTGCAGACAGCGCCGCCCGACGAACCGCTCGAGCGAATCCTGCTTCCGACCGTCGGGACGGTCTCGAGCCGGTACGCTTCCGAACTCGCGTTCGCGATCGCCGCCAGCGAGAACGCACTCGTCGAGATCCTCCACGTGGTCGCAGAGCCACAAGCTGACGAGCAGTTCGCCGGCGGTCCCGACCTCTCGAGGCAGGTGGGGATCGGCGAACAGATCGTCGAGCGGGAAGCGGCACTGGGCAGGCAACTCGGCGCGTCGGTGCTGACGACGGTGACGACCGCGGCGTCGCCCGAGGCGGAGATCGTCGAGCGTGCCGCCCGCACCGACGCCGACGTGATCGTCATGGGATCGGACGTCCGGGCGATCTCACGACGGGCGTTTCTCGGCCACCGAGTCGAACACGTCGTCCGGAACGCCCCGTGTCCGGTCGCGGTGCTCAGCGCGTAACGGCTGCAACTTCGAACGACGATCCGACGACGGCTTACGCCGACTCGACCGCGACGGCATCGATCGCCTCGCCCAACAGCCGCGCGCCGAGATCGATCTCCCGCGCGGTGACGTCCAGCGGCGGCAACAGTCGCAGCGTCTTGTACCCACAGCCGAGCGTCAACAGGCCCCGCGAGAACGCCGCCTCGAGGACGGCATCGCGGCGCGCTTTGGTGTCGAACTCGACGCCGAGCATCAGTCCGCGGCCACGAACGTCGACGATCGACTCGTACTCGGGTTCCTCGAGTCGGTCCCGGAGTTGCTGTCCTCGTCTCCGGACGTTCTCGAGGAGACCCTGCTCGTGGATGGTATCGATCGTCAACACGCCCTGCATCGCGGCGATCAGGTCGCCGGCACCCCACGTCGAGGAGAGACGTCCCGTCTCCGCGGGAAACAGGTCCGAACGGGCGATCGTCGCGCCGACACGCAGTCCCTTCGCACTGGTGATGACGTCCGGCGTGAGGTCGAGGTGATCGATCGCCCATAGTTCGCCCGTGCGACCGAGTCCGGACTGGATCTCGTCGGCGATAATCCGGATGTCGTAGCGCTCGCGCAGCGCCTCGAGGTCGCGGGCGAACTCGGGGTGGGCGACGCGGTAGCCGCCTTCGCCCTGAATCGGCTCGAGGATGAGGAACGCGACCTCGTCGGGGTCGACGGTGCCGCGGTCGGGGTGAAGCCTGTCGGCGACGACGTTGCCGCCGGGGCCGTCGGTCAGCCAGCGGCGCTCGTACTCGTCTTGCGTCGCTGGATAGGGGAGACTGATCACACCGGGGACTTCGGGAAAGCCACGGCGGTGGACGGTCTTCGAGCGGTTGAGCGAGAGCGCGCCGAGCGTGCGGCCGTGGAAGGCCCCCTCGAAGGTGAACGCACGGTGGCCGCCCGCAGCATAACAGATCTTGATGGCGTTCTCGACGGCCTCGGCGCCGGAGTTCGAGAGGAAGACCCGATCCATCCCGTAGTGGTCGGTCATCGCGACGAGCCGATCCAGCAACTGCGTCGGGCCCGGTACGTCGGGGCTTTCGGGTGGGCCGCTGCCGCTGACGTAGAAGTCCTGACCGGCGATTTTCAGCGGGTCGACCAGCTCGAACGCGCGAAGCTTCTCGCGCAGGGCGGGATTGTTGTAGCCGAGCGGGGCGGCAGCGACGTGGCTCGTAAAGTCCAGCAAGACGTTGCCGTCGACGTCAGTACAGAACGGACCGATCGCATCCGCGCCGACGTCCCAGACGAACTCGTAGACGTACGTACTCGGGGCAGCGAACTGGTGGTGGTAGTCGACCCACTGTCTGGCTCGCTTGTCCGGAATCGTCTCGACCTCGGGTTCGACCGTAGCGCGGTCCATGCCGTATGGTAGCGCCCGTCACTAAAATAAGTCGCCGCCAGTTTCGCTATATGACGACGAGGATCGACGCCAGCGCACCGCCGAGCAAGAGCAAGCCGCTGTACGTCGCGACCTGCTTTCGAAAGTCGTGATTCGGCGACGTCGACGCGAGCACGGCCTTGACGACGATGCTCGAGACCGTCGCAAGCAGGATGGCGATCGTCGCCTCGGCAGCGCCGAGTTGACCGCCCCGATACAGAACGACCGCCGACGTGGTCGCGCCGGCGCTCGAGACGAAACCGCTCGCGACGGCGGTCGCGTAGAAGCCGAGCGTCCCAAACCACGTCTCGGCGAGCGACCCGAAGACGAGGACGACGAGGAAGACGGCTCCGAACGCGAGCGCGTTTTTCATCGAGAACGGACTCTCGAGTTCCATCGGCCCGGATTCGTGCCAGTCGGCGGTCATGGCGGCGACGACGAAGGCAATCACGATGACGGCCCCGAGCGGAACGATCGCTTCGAGGAGGACTGCCGTCTCGCCACCCATAGTGAAGCCGACAGCGATCGCGAGGTTCCGAGCCGCCATCGCCGCGTTCGCGAGCAAAATCGCTGCGACGGCATAGGAGGCGGCCTCCGGTCGCTGGTTGACGTGATCGAGCATCGTCCCGACGACGGCCGTCGAGGAGGCCAAACCGCCGAAAAAGCCCGTCACGGCGATGCCGCGGCCGCCGTACGTCGAGACGATCGCGTAGTTGACGATCCCGATCCCCGCGACGGCGACGACCATCAGCCAGATGACTTGCGGCTCGAGTGGCAGCGCCAACCCGCCGACGTCGAGGGTGATCTCGGCGGGCAACAGCGGGTAGATCACGAACGCCAGAATGGCGAACTCGATCGTCGAGCGCATCTCCTCGTGGGAGAGCCCCCACGCGAACTCGTGGAGTTCCCGTTTGAGCACGAGCAACAGCGACGAGAGTACGGCGACTGTGACGCCCTCGAGGATGAACCCGGCGGCGACCAGCGCGCCGACGCCGTAGGCGACGAGCATCGAGACGGAGGTCGTCAGTGAGAGACCGGACTCGTCATCGCTCAGTAGGCCTTGCACCGCGAGCAACACGCCCTGAATGATCACGAGCACGCCGCCGAGGACGAGCAACCCCTCGCCGATGTCGGTCTCGAAGGCGAATATCGTAAAGACCGCCCCGAGGAGACTGATCAGCGAGAACGTCCGAATGCCGGCGGACTTCTGGGACCACTCGCGCTCTAGGCCCAGAAACATTCCGAGCGCGCCGGCGAGCGCGATCCGGAGGACCGTCTGGTCCAGCGGGGCATCCACGACCTGGAGCGAGACACCGTTCACCGTGGATCGTATACTGTGGACCCATATATACTGTCGGACGGCACACAGCGGATCGACAGTCAGCGGTCGGGCTGTCACGATCGCGGTCGTGCGTCGCCCCGGAATCGACGTCAGACCACACCGCTCGACTGCAGCTACGCTTACTGGAGCTGATCGCGCTCGGTAGCGTTCGGCCGATCGAGGCGACGACCATCCCGTGGACAGTACTCGTGCGTCGGCTCCGTCGTGCGAAACGAACACTGCGGACAGCGCCTCTCCGTCGGCGATCGGGTCGATTCGTCCGTGTCGTCCGTCCGACCCAGATCGAAGACGAAGGGGACGAACGGAAGAAACA belongs to Natronorubrum aibiense and includes:
- a CDS encoding DEAD/DEAH box helicase, with translation MHETDDTRGDERAAIPITGDELLETFPRYHDPNDVTRLELPGREAATVPNSDVLRPELAAPLENDLYTHQADALEALARDENVCVATSTSSGKTRIYALQIARNVLEARARSEDATAYVLYPTKALSRDQERELNDFFDALGLEISVQVYDGDTERGQTRRRIRKEADVIISNFAGVNTYLHDHDRWARFLSACELVVIDESHTYTGVHGMHVAWIVRRLKRVLTYYDADPRYVLTSATIGNPGDHSQALLDEPVTVVDEDSSPTGPRELVLWNPPPRASEESNTWRAPSAEVDETPNGDADDAVVERVPATVEAPKLLSHLTYHDAQTLLFTPSRKLAELSVKRASKHRQDRSRYYTNPDRGAAIEPYHAGHSRRNRHGTEHQLKTGVLDGVASTNALELGINVGEMDATVQLGYPGQRQSFWQQIGRAGRGTKRSLSVLVAEHRTLDQYIAANPDYLLETDVEDAVVDIDNDAVFAQHLLCAADELALEADDAGTFVERDRLEQAVEMWRRAGRLSGALETGVSYTGPPRPQGTISLYATTGEEYEVRLADGVGDEYDLEMEPLAKERVLRDFHEGAVRLHQGQQYEVTAADHGSPRPSVTLRPTDVDYYTRTRTDVTVLDAVSERSREIGDFTLHFGRGRVLVYHGTYDEVAIHGGKRKAQSIPTENPPLSMDTQLCWLEVPEAVETALVEKYRDFSLPDLEDGLAETAHLGYAGGLHAAEHATIGVAPLELMVDKRDLGGLATLTIDSHLEHDTAGTDRDAPRNIAAAEATVREIASGLEREPASGWFIYDGIDGGLGFARAIYEEFEAVARRAHELIAGCDCGSVGGCPACVMDDQCGNDNQPLHRDAAVDVLDQLLGNADDGVLEAHQPDDEYGGERRPPLFYS
- the purD gene encoding phosphoribosylamine--glycine ligase is translated as MRETVLLIGGGGREHAIARALEDSEADLYACAGNKNPGIARIAAGFETLETTDPDAVVDYAEAVEATLAVVGPEAPLDAGVADALEDAGIYAFGPKADDARIETDKAFQRRFMAENDIPGCPDFETFDDMDAACEFIDEYDGDLAIKPAGLTGGKGVKVIGDQVTPEEGKEYIRGSDYDRIVLEERLIGEEVTIQAFVANGAFETAPAVQDHKRAYEGDEGPNTGGMGSYSDATAALPFMTDDEYEEAVEVIEATVDALDDYRGILYGQFMLTSEGPKVIEFNARFGDPEAMNTLPVLETDFLDVLTAARDGEAPPALDFASQATVCKYAVPEGYPTDPEAGAKVQVDEDSAGDALLYYASVDERDDGIYTTTSRSFAVVGVADSISDAEEIAEDALAVAGDEGLHMRHDIGKADLVQRRIDHMNELRGE
- a CDS encoding cation:proton antiporter domain-containing protein, whose product is MTSAEIIEPLGHHELLLVIVQFTVLLFVARALGETFRALGQPAVVGELLAGVVLGPSILGLVAPGIYESLFLVSEAQFHLLEVISWLGLIMLLIVTGLETDIDLIVSKGRTALILSLGGIIVPFATGFALGWVLPSAFIAAPEERIVFSLFLATAMSISAIPVIAKVLIELDVVRRDIGQLILAAGMVDDTIGWILLATVAGLARTGVFDVGSAVTTVLSVIAFLGIAFTIGRRLTFELVRWVDNAFGSDVALLSTLMLLALAAGAVTQYMGLEAILGAFVVGVLVSQVKRFDYDLRHTFETITLSIFAPIFFAIAGLRMDVAGLFDPTVFTVGLVVLAVACFGKFAGIMGVAPIAGLSRWEGITIGGGMNARGAMEIIVATIGLGAGILTVEMYSIIVAIAIVTSLMAPAIMRWSIPKIEMSPDERERIDREAYRQESFVENLTRVLLPTRGGADTQYAARLLGPLLRDREIELDVLCVSESGAESGNDVAGAATRLRRGLVSWLRPTVRSSNTAVVADETERIFDLVEANLGEGTRQPRRLTRARTDSVAETILEESTAGYDLVVLGEAGTGRTPDEPLFSDTVDRVIQETTSPAMVVSTQSVQTAPPDEPLERILLPTVGTVSSRYASELAFAIAASENALVEILHVVAEPQADEQFAGGPDLSRQVGIGEQIVEREAALGRQLGASVLTTVTTAASPEAEIVERAARTDADVIVMGSDVRAISRRAFLGHRVEHVVRNAPCPVAVLSA
- a CDS encoding aminotransferase class III-fold pyridoxal phosphate-dependent enzyme yields the protein MDRATVEPEVETIPDKRARQWVDYHHQFAAPSTYVYEFVWDVGADAIGPFCTDVDGNVLLDFTSHVAAAPLGYNNPALREKLRAFELVDPLKIAGQDFYVSGSGPPESPDVPGPTQLLDRLVAMTDHYGMDRVFLSNSGAEAVENAIKICYAAGGHRAFTFEGAFHGRTLGALSLNRSKTVHRRGFPEVPGVISLPYPATQDEYERRWLTDGPGGNVVADRLHPDRGTVDPDEVAFLILEPIQGEGGYRVAHPEFARDLEALRERYDIRIIADEIQSGLGRTGELWAIDHLDLTPDVITSAKGLRVGATIARSDLFPAETGRLSSTWGAGDLIAAMQGVLTIDTIHEQGLLENVRRRGQQLRDRLEEPEYESIVDVRGRGLMLGVEFDTKARRDAVLEAAFSRGLLTLGCGYKTLRLLPPLDVTAREIDLGARLLGEAIDAVAVESA
- a CDS encoding MgtC/SapB family protein: MNGVSLQVVDAPLDQTVLRIALAGALGMFLGLEREWSQKSAGIRTFSLISLLGAVFTIFAFETDIGEGLLVLGGVLVIIQGVLLAVQGLLSDDESGLSLTTSVSMLVAYGVGALVAAGFILEGVTVAVLSSLLLVLKRELHEFAWGLSHEEMRSTIEFAILAFVIYPLLPAEITLDVGGLALPLEPQVIWLMVVAVAGIGIVNYAIVSTYGGRGIAVTGFFGGLASSTAVVGTMLDHVNQRPEAASYAVAAILLANAAMAARNLAIAVGFTMGGETAVLLEAIVPLGAVIVIAFVVAAMTADWHESGPMELESPFSMKNALAFGAVFLVVLVFGSLAETWFGTLGFYATAVASGFVSSAGATTSAVVLYRGGQLGAAEATIAILLATVSSIVVKAVLASTSPNHDFRKQVATYSGLLLLGGALASILVVI